The following is a genomic window from Pelosinus sp. IPA-1.
CCTCTAAAATAGGGATAAAATCTGCCGGAGATATGATTTCTCCAGTAGAAAGTTTCCACCGAATTAACGCTTCTACCCCAATCACATTTTCTGTTTTACTATCAAACTGCGGTTGGTAAAACAAAATAAATTCTCCCCGATCTAAGGCTCGCCGCAGATTATTTTCGAGCATAAGACGCTCCGATGCATATTCATTCATATTGGCCTCAAAAAATTCATAACCATTGCGCCCATTGTCTTTTACCTTGTGCATTGCCGTGTCCGCATTGCGGATCAAAACCTCGGGGGTATCCCCATCATCGGGGAACATGCTAATACCAATGCTAGCTGTCATCATTAATTCTAAATCACCATGGACAAGGGGTTTTTCAATAACATTCACGATTTCACCGATCAGAGCAATAATTTCCTCTTTCCGCGAAATAATCGGCAAAATAATGATGAAAGCATCACCACTAAACCGCACTGTAATACTTGTTTTTTCAGAAAATGACTGTAACCGATGGGCTATTTGCTTTAAGAATTCATCACCAATTTGATGACCTAAAGAATCATTGATATTTTTAAATCGGTCTAAATCCATTGAAATAACGCCTACACGTTTGTTGCTAAGCTTAGCATGTTCAATATCAGTTAATAATTGTTTTTCTAACATTTTTCGATTCGGCAGCCCAGTTAAAGTATCATGCCGATCAAGATAATGTATCCGTTCCTCTGCCGCTTTTTTTTCGCTAATATCTGTAAATGTAGCTAAATAATTTATAAGATTACCCTTACTATCTTTTATTAGGTCAATTCTTAACCATTTTAAGTAAATTGCTCCATCTTTGCGTTTTTCCCATATCTCTCCTTGCCAGCAACTGCTTTGATTAATGGAATCCCACATATTTTGATAAAAAATACGATCATGGCGACCTGATTTTAAAATACTAGGTTGTTTTCCAATTATCTCTTCAGTAGCATAGCCTGTGATGTTGGAAAAGGCTTGGTTTACGGCAACAAAGCGATTTTCTCTATCGGTAATAGAAATCGCTTCGCCACTGCTCTCAAATATCTTAGCCAAAATAGGAAGCCGATTTTCGCTTCTCTTAAAATCCTTAACATCAGCTGTCAAACAGGAGTCCCTTTCCTGCACTAAAATCATAATAAATTCGGCTGCAAGTCTAGCTACTATATTAGCAATTTGGCTTGGACCCTCAACGGCAATTTTACCGATTACCGTTTCTCCGATTCGAAGGATCATTCTCTCTATAGTCCTATTAGAGCTATTAATTTGTTCCTTTTTACTATCTTTCGTATGGGATTTGCACCTTACATTATTTTGAGACAGGGTGTTACAAGTCCCTGTCGCAACGAGAATTCTATCTTTATTATCCCAAATTGTTACAGGAAGGCCGCTTATATCATAGAGTAACGTCGCAATTTTTTGGGCAATGCTATTGCTCAACTTCATGTGCAAAATTATTCCCCCTCTTTATATCTGGCTCTATCTTTATATAAAAACTTTTGCTATACTCGTAATTATAAGATACTATACTTCGCCAAGATACTACATTATTCCTACATAAAGGAGTTTTTATCTATGCAAACCCCAACCCCACCAACTAAACCAACCCCCCCTACTCCGCCTACTATGGAGGTAAAATCTTCATCAATTATTGGGGGTGATGCAGCAACATCTCCTACAACTTCTACAAATCCAGCGAAATCAGAAACTACGAAATCAGCGCAAGATGCTAAAAAAGCAGAGGTGATACCACAAAGCTCTCCAACGAAAGCATCTACTAGCGAAAAATCATCCTCGCCTCAGAGCCAAAGCACAGCATCTCCACCACTTTTAGGTACTTATAATGAAACCACAAGTGCAACTACTGCAGCATCAGATATTACACCAGCTCAAAAGAATAAACCAACTTCGATTTTTGGCTTTGGATTGATTTCTACCATTGTTCTACTATTTGCTTTATCTTTTGTAGCTCTTCATTTGTGGAACAACAAGAAAAAGAAGGAACGTACCATTCTGGATTATTCAGAAAGTAACGAGAAAGAACTCTTAGACTTAATCAATTCTGCTGAGGGTACTGCTACGCCCCCTCTACCTGTGGCTATGGTAAAAAACAAGAAAAAAGCATCTTCTAAAATCCAAGGCAATTTTGAAGTTAGAATCTAATTCTTCTAGTTTTTTTATAAAAACATAAATAAAAAGATAAACTTTCTTAGCAAATCCTTACTAAGAAAGTTTATCCGATGACTAAACCGCTCTAAGACTCCCATCTTCTATAAGAGGAAGTCTTAGAGCGGTTTAGTCGCACTTATCTTTTTTAATAAAATTCTTTTACAAAAGAAACATCATTGTTGACTTCATCAAAACTTTTGATAATTTTATCTGCATAAGACAAATCTTGCTTCCCGGA
Proteins encoded in this region:
- a CDS encoding EAL domain-containing protein encodes the protein MKLSNSIAQKIATLLYDISGLPVTIWDNKDRILVATGTCNTLSQNNVRCKSHTKDSKKEQINSSNRTIERMILRIGETVIGKIAVEGPSQIANIVARLAAEFIMILVQERDSCLTADVKDFKRSENRLPILAKIFESSGEAISITDRENRFVAVNQAFSNITGYATEEIIGKQPSILKSGRHDRIFYQNMWDSINQSSCWQGEIWEKRKDGAIYLKWLRIDLIKDSKGNLINYLATFTDISEKKAAEERIHYLDRHDTLTGLPNRKMLEKQLLTDIEHAKLSNKRVGVISMDLDRFKNINDSLGHQIGDEFLKQIAHRLQSFSEKTSITVRFSGDAFIIILPIISRKEEIIALIGEIVNVIEKPLVHGDLELMMTASIGISMFPDDGDTPEVLIRNADTAMHKVKDNGRNGYEFFEANMNEYASERLMLENNLRRALDRGEFILFYQPQFDSKTENVIGVEALIRWKLSTGEIISPADFIPILEETGLIIPVGEWILLEACRQHGRWIEMGLPPIPMSINISAIQFHDSDFLIMLGDVIRKSGIDPKYLDLEVTESVVMRQLEVVIKQLESIKGMGISLSLDDFGTGFSSLSYLRYFPLDRLKIDQSFVRGLAVASVNEAIIESVVALGKSLKIKTIAEGVETKEELEFLRKLQCDEIQGYYFSRPLPSEEFVRWFKMR